The Equus asinus isolate D_3611 breed Donkey chromosome 25, EquAss-T2T_v2, whole genome shotgun sequence genomic sequence GCAACTGttatggtctttttctttttaatcttaattctttgtgaaaaatgaccttacccaaaaaaaaaaaaaactgatagtattagaatgaaaagtaaaaacaaagtgAAGACATCTAGACAAGTGATGATTTGGTGTTCCTTAATCTGggcatttacccaaatgagtcCTTGTGACGACCAAAAATCTAAAGCCTTGTTATAAGTGTGAGAAGTAgagcaagaattaaaaaaaaaaaaagtttccctatttttctatttctctaataCTCCTTCTATTTCTAAAGCTCTACAATTTTCTACAATTTTCCTCTTCCATGGGAAGTGCCCCAACGTCCACCCCAGCACTGACCTGCTTGTGTCGGCTCCTCCTCCTCACAGGGAGCAGACAGTAGAGACTTACAGATGAACCAGGCTCTGCGACTTTTGGAGAATGAGCACCAGGAACTGCAGGCCAAGATTGAATGCCTGCAGGGGGACAGAGACCTGTGCAGCTCAGACACCCAACACCTACAAGGTACCCCTCTCCCTGGAGGCCTCTGGCTGAGCGAGCCCAGAGGAAAAAACCCGGGTGGAGAGAAAGGCTTCAGTCTTTCATTGTTTGCTTGGTTGGCTTTGTGGTTTCATTTTACCTTGAGGGAAAGGCAGGGCTGTTTTAATCATCCAAGgctgaaaattaattaatttcaatGCATGCAAGGATCTTGTAGGATCAGCTCTCTTTTCCAGCCCATCCCTTTGGGCCAGATCACAGCTGCTCCCTCATCAGTCACAGGTGTCAAGGCCACATTTCTAACTTGAAAAAGGCAAGGTCAGTTGAAACACAAAGCAGAGTGAAGGTTTCCCAGTCACAGCCTCTGTCAGGACCAAAATGTGTGCAAATACAACCCTTAATTCAACCCGACATGGTTGAGGCAGATGAAATCCAAGGCACTGGGGACAAGTAGAAGGAAGAGCAACTTCCACTGACACCTATCAGAGGGCATGCACAAAACAGCCCCTATGACTGATTTCCATCTCAGGTGTCCAGTTCATTAAGTCTGAGGTCGGTTCTTCCATTTTGgtttgcattatttcattttcagatcaACTAAAGAGGTCAGAGGAGGAGAAACTCGCCCTGGTGACCAAAGTACAGCAGTTGCAGAGTAAGTTTCTTTTCGAGATTCGGAAAGGAGCACAGGTGGCTTTTTGGGGTTCCTGGAGTTCCTGCCTCACAAAAGGCATCCAGAGTAGAGATCGGGGGCCCAGTCTTCGGCATTTCCTCTGAGCACTTTCAGACCCTCTTGGAAGTGAGGTCATTTACATAGCTCTTCACAAGTTACAGATTagcctctgttcttttttttcttttctacttttctcctTCCATGCCAATGACAACCACCTGcatgtcccccagaattgcagaTTTCCAAGTGCTGGGTTTTCTAAGGCTGTTCTTATTCTATATATTCTAACTTATTATGTACATAAATATGTCACATAAACCTTTGTCACTGGGAATGGTTCAGAAAATAAGCCCACACTACATATGCCTCAGTTCACTTGAAAACTACATATAAGGGCCAAGAGGAAAAGGGGCTTTTCAGAAGAGTAGGCAATTTCTGAAAAGCTAGAGAAGCCAATTCAATTAATGGCTCTGCTGGTTGCCCACCACCTTAACCTACAGAGCAGAAGCTGAATGGGCGAGAAGTCATTTCACAACCGTGCCTTCATTTACTCAACACATGTTTATTGAGATCCTACCAACTGCCCGGCATTGTAGACCCGGCACTGAGGATACAATAATGAACAGAACTGACACGGTTCCTTCCCTAATGAAGCTGACATTCTAAGTAAGCTCTAGAGTGGAGTACGGAGTTtctatgaacaaataaatatgtgttaGGTAGTAATAACtgctatggagaaaaacagagcagGTTAAAGGGAAAAGAGTTGCTATTTTATACAAGGTCATCTGGGAAAGTGTTTCTTCTAAGGCAACATTTAAGAAGAGACAAAGGTAAAGACATGGTAGGAAGAGACATAAGGATGGTATATTCGTAACAAAGTAcaacagactgggtgacttaaaaaacagaaatttattttctcacagttctgagggcTAGATGTCcaaaaatcaaagtgttggcagggttgcttccttctgaggATCTGTGAGAAGGATCTgttcctggcctctctcctgggcctcgagatggccatcttctcccgaTGCCTCTTCACATCTTCCATctatgcatgtctgtgtccaaatttccccttcttaaaAGGACGCCAGTCATATTAGactagggtccaccctaatgtcCTATTTTACCTTGATTATCTCTGTAAAGAACCTCTCTCCAAAAAAGGTCACAATCTGAAGTgctgggagttaggactttaacatgaatttggggggccacaattcaacctataacagATGGGAACATCTTTAATAATTAAGGTTCTAAGCAAAGTTCTGAAAAGACACTCTTTGCAATAAATACGCCAGCACAGACAAGGTCCTTGTGTTTCCCTACAGGTCTGCTTCAGAATCAATCCTTACAGCTTCAAGAACAGGAGAAACTCTTAACAAAGAAAGGTCAGCAAATTTACTTCCACAAATTCTAAGATAGTGCTCTTTCCTTGCTGGCTAGAGGCAGGGGGATGCACTACATGACCTCTCGGAGTCCCATCCAGTTCTGGAACTGTGTTAGGTTAGGGACCTGGGGGAGCTTTTAAAGGACTGATCAGTGGCTCTGAGAACACTTGAACTAGTTAGCTTCCTATCCTGAGAGGTATATAAACTGTGAAAAGGATTTCTACTCCCTCTGAAAACATGTTTGTGTTGAACATTTCAATAAATTGATTTTGAACTCAGTATTTCATGTCAATTTTTACACTTGGCTTTCCAAATCACATCCAACTCCCCAAGTCTAAACCATGTTGCATGCAACACTCACCTCACTCTTAACCCTTAAGTATCTGCTGCCTTAGGGTCCTAAGAAGAATCTATCATGCATCTGAAGGGGGCAAACGCTCCTCACTGATCCACTACACATGGCCTTTTGTTTTCTTAGCACAATCACTGGGTAAAATATAAAGCAGAAATCATTATGCCCACATAGTATGGATAAGAAAATGAAGGTCTGTGGTCATACAAACTAAGGACACAGCTACGACAACAATTCAGAATTTCCGACTCCTGGTCCAGTGCTCTCTTTACCAAGGCTAAGACTACCAGGTGGCTGAGAAACCATCTTTAACCATATAAAGAAGAATTCTAGGATATGACTGCCATTCTCAAGACTTTGAAATGAGGACAGAAGGGAAAAAGGGTTATAACAAAGCATTTAGCAAACCTACCAAACTAACTAGAAAGGATACGACATACAGCCAAAGAAACTGGATTAATAAATGTTCTCTAGAAGTATCCGGCATTAGAGAGGACTAGGGATACAAAGAAAAGATGCCCACCTTGCCCTAAAGGGGCTCAAATGCCAGCTCTCTGTCCAGGTTGAGCAGGGTCCCCAGGGGAGTTCTTTAAAGATCAGAGAATTCCTCTCCATGCAGTCCAGCCAGGGACAGGCCCTCTCttgttccctcccctcccttttccTCATTCCTAGGGGTTCTCTCAGTGGCAGGGCCCTTCCTCAGAGGTGTGGGCCTCACTATCACTGAGAATCTGGCTGCTTTTTTAGATCAGGCTCTGCCTGTGTGGAGTCCAAAGCCCTCCAGTAACGAAGCGGAGCCTGAGGGTacagggaaggagaaagactgGGATTCCAGAGACGAGCTGCAAAAGAAGACTTTGCAGCTCCAGGCCAAGGAAAAGGAGGTGAGACGGTGACCTCAGATAGTGAGGGGCTCATCCCACAGTGGCAGGGGAACTGCCAGGAGGCAGCCAGAAAGCAGGGATTTCAACATTTAAATTGCGACTGGACGCCCGCACTTATTCATTTGCCCACATAAATGTCTCTGCTTTCGGGTTAACTTGTCAATCTTTTCCCTTCCTTATTTATACAGACCCCTATTTCAAGGTTTTAAATAGCTACCTTTTGGAAAGTCAATCTAAACTCAAACACATTCAATAAACATATTAACTCCCCAAACTTTGTCCTACACTGAGTATCTTAAAACTTTATATAGTGCCTTTTAAATAACAAGACTCTTCCTACCGACATATTCACAAACATACCTATGCCCAGAAGTATCTGCATGCAACTAGCTCCTGGGAAAGACTTGGACTAAGATCACTTCCAGGTCTTTTGTGCTATAAGAGCTTCATTTTTTGTGTCCTCATTTACAAAGCTCTTGCACATACACTGTCACATCAAAGCACGTACATGTATAACATACATTATAATGTGCATTATAAGCAATCATTTAAATGAATACACTCCAGACAAACTAGGTGAGACATACAAAAAGCAAAGTGAAATCTCCAAgaaaggctgggaggggaggatggTGGGAAATATTCCAAACGAATGAAGGGGTAGCTGACACAgggccttctcccctccctgggctctgTCCCAGACAGAACTGGTGGTGATGACCCTGGTGGTATTCTCCCCCGCAGTGCAGAGAACTGCATTCGGAGTTAGACAACCTCAGTGACGAGTACCTCTCCTGCCTGCGTAAGCTGCAGCACTGTCGAGAAGAACTGAACCAGAGCCAGCAGCAGCCTCGCAGAGTAAGAGGGTCTCTCCTCCTGTACAGCCCTGGGTGATGATGGGGCAATTCCTCCTTTAGCCAAATCTTGCAGATAAACATTATCAGCCCTTGCCGACATGCGGCCAGCCTGTCCCATTCAGCTTGGTTTATACTATACTGACAGTATAGCAACCATGGAAAGAAACACTGGCTCATGCATCCAAGCCTAATTTTCATGGAACTCTTGAGCCTGAAGGGAAAGACTTACTATCAGTTAAAGTAGGAAATGGTGTTCTTTTAGCCTACTGTGAGCATGGTGgcaaggacagagagaggagagcaaaGTACTGAGGAATATGAACAGAGGATAATATAATTTTGCTGAGTTACTTTCCAGCCTTGATTATTCAAATCAGTATTTAGGTATCTGGCCCCCTGCTTCCCTGGGCCAGTGATCCTGGCTTATGGGCCCGTGACCACCGGTAAAGTGGTTTTACCCCAAGGGAGGTGACAAAGTCAGAGACGGTGATGTAAAAAGCTTTTTCTCCTCCACCAACCCAAGGTTTTCCATTGGGCTAGAATGGGAAGAAGGAAGATTGTTTCTGCCTATATCTTCTCCAACCAACCACggcctccttctcttttctccctctccctcctcacagAGGCAATGCAGCCAATGGCTCCCCATGCTGATGATGATGATTGCTATAGCACTGGCAGTGTTCCTGGCCAACAA encodes the following:
- the TRAF3IP3 gene encoding TRAF3-interacting JNK-activating modulator isoform X3: MKKVLLEMEDQKNSYEQKAKESLQKVLEEKMSAEQQLQSTQRSLALAEQKCEEWRSQYEALKEDWKTLGTQYRELESQLHVLQSKLQGADSRDLQMNQALRLLENEHQELQAKIECLQGDRDLCSSDTQHLQDQLKRSEEEKLALVTKVQQLQSLLQNQSLQLQEQEKLLTKKGQQIYFHKF